The proteins below come from a single Aegilops tauschii subsp. strangulata cultivar AL8/78 chromosome 6, Aet v6.0, whole genome shotgun sequence genomic window:
- the LOC109761189 gene encoding FBD-associated F-box protein At5g60610-like, with translation MARQTPRCYPQLLQTDFPGTEEPGVPMDMRHGLDPETLDPYKNMVLKFIYSFLLKSPVSTAASLSCTTADDGDGVDRFSLLADDLLRRVVSRLPAKDGARTAVLSSRWRHLWRSTPLVLVDTHLLPAACAGAVSRAVTGAVSAALEAHPGSFTFVSLTCSFLERADRGVLARWVQLLATKGVSELVLINRPWPLPRGVCLPVALFSCASLTRLYLGAWLFPDTASLPRGAAFPNLRELVLGCVIMTDKDLDFVLAASPVLEILAVVGNQTELHARLASQSLRCAQFCVSNVEEVAVVDAPLLERLFIWHTSSRGNSSMARSRTSARVKIGHAPQLRLLGYLRPGGQVLEIGNTTIKASTQVSPSTIVPSVQMLALSLRFGIHNEVKMLRSFLMCFPNVENLLIESGETHEPTGNLRLKFWQENGMIECVRSRLKSIVFREYHGHQNEFACLMFIAENAKVLERMVVESVLKFGRYDVPLQIAIKMKALEGAKWASGGHKLQLTFSKFPTAWSLTRGSDFSCDDPFLCLCYMPTYFEMRDSSGQFKPLGYL, from the exons ATGGCTAGGCAGACGCCCAGGTGCTACCCGCAACTCCTCCAAACCGACTTCCCCGGCACGGAGGAGCCCGGCGTTCCCATGGACATGCGGCATGGGCTGGATCCGGAGACGCTGGACCCCTACAAAAACATGGTGCTCAAATTCATCTACTCCTTCCTCCTCAAGTCCCCCGTCTccaccgccgcctccctctcctgcACCACCGCGGATGACGGCGACGGCGTCGACCGCTTCAGCCTTCTCGCCGACGATCTCCTCCGCCGCGTCGTCTCCCGCCTCCCCGCCAAGGACGGCGCGCGCACCGCCGTGCTCTCCTCGCGCTGGCGCCACCTTTGGCGCTCCACCCCGCTCGTCCTCGTCGACACCCACCTCCTCCCCGCGGCGTGCGCCGGGGCCGTCTCTCGCGCCGTCACCGGCGCCGTCTCCGCAGCCCTCGAGGCGCACCCGGGGAGCTTCACCTTCGTCAGCCTCACCTGCAGCTTCCTGGAACGCGCCGACCGCGGCGTGCTCGCGCGCTGGGTCCAGCTCCTCGCCACCAAGGGCGTCAGCGAGCTCGTCCTCATCAACCGCCCGTGGCCCCTCCCCCGTGGCGTGTGCCTCCCAGTCGCGCTCTTCAGCTGCGCCTCTCTCACCCGCCTCTACCTCGGCGCCTGGCTGTTTCCGGACACCGCCAGCCTCCCGCGCGGCGCTGCTTTCCCGAATCTGCGTGAGCTCGTCCTCGGGTGCGTCATCATGACGGACAAGGATCTCGACTTCGTGCTCGCCGCGAGCCCCGTGCTGGAGATACTCGCGGTCGTTGGAAACCAGACCGAACTGCACGCTCGTCTTGCCAGTCAGAGCCTACGGTGCGCGCAATTCTGCGTGTCCAACGTGGAGGAGGTCGCCGTGGTGGACGCCCCACTCCTTGAGCGTCTCTTCATCTGGCACACCTCAAGCCGCGGCAACTCTAGCATGGCCAGGAGCAGAACAAGTGCTAGAGTCAAGATTGGCCATGCTCCACAGCTGCGTTTGCTGGGATACCTACGACCAGGAGGGCAGGTGCTGGAGATTGGCAACACCACCATCAAG GCTAGCACACAGGTGAGCCCAAGCACGATTGTCCCCAGTGTCCAGATGTTAGCATTGAGTCTACGTTTTGGAATCCACAATGAAGTCAAGATGCTGCGTAGCTTCCTCATGTGCTTCCCGAACGTCGAGAATCTTCTTATCGAG TCTGGGGAAACTCATGAACCCACTGGCAATCTCCGTCTCAAGTTCTGGCAGGAGAATGGTATGATTGAGTGCGTCCGATCACGCCTCAAAAGTATTGTTTTCCGTGAGTACCATGGGCATCAGAATGAGTTTGCCTGTCTCATGTTCATTGCCGAGAATGCAAAGGTGCTGGAGCGGATGGTGGTTGAGTCAGTG TTGAAGTTTGGAAGGTATGATGTGCCTCTACAGATCGCTATCAAGATGAAAGCTCTGGAGGGTGCCAAATGGGCCAGTGGAGGCCATAAATTGCAACTCACCTTCAGTAAATTTCCTACTGCATGGAGCCTCACGAGAGGATCCGACTTCTCATGTGATGACCCTTTCCTCTGCCTCTGCTATATGCCAACCTATTTCGAAATGCGAGACAGCTCTGGCCAGTTCAAGCCCCTGGGTTATCTTTAG